From the Lytechinus variegatus isolate NC3 chromosome 5, Lvar_3.0, whole genome shotgun sequence genome, the window TAATTAATGTTTCAGCTGATTCAGTCAGGCTCGCACAGCTCGCAGCTCGAGCTTCTTGAGTTTAAGTTTAATATTAAtaagtgttatttttttttactcgtcaCGAACCTTGAGATTCATCAGATTTAGAAGATGGACTCCATCAGTACAGCCCCTCGGGACCAGCTATTGACAGAGCTCCATCGCTGTGCAAGTCAAGGAGAAACGGCCCATGTTTCGCGAATGGTGCAAGGAATGAGGAAACTTGGGCTGGATAGTCGCAATGAACAAGGGTGGACAGCGCTGATGTTGGCCGCCAGGAACGGGCATGTAGATGTCGCCAAGATCCTGTTACAAAATGGGTTAGtatacatattttgtaagataGCTTAGGCCTAGGCTACGCCAGTATAGAGGAGatgattgattttgatgatggtagtgatgatcaAGGAGGATCATGGGGGGGGCATGGATGAATGgcgatgatcatcatcatgaggAGGATGGTGGTcgtgatgattgatgatgagcattgatgattatggtggatgatgtcgatgatgataatgatgacgacgatgatgatgatgataattgtatGCCTTATGCTTATGATGTCAaagtttacatgtacagtaacgTGCAGACAGCGATATAACAtttaggcagtgtatacagccacacgcgtgtgtctttaccatccagccacacgcgtgtggttatatccagaacacctatctgtggatccCACCACACGctgccagtaataacagtaaaacacgtatgtagatctgaccgtctatatcacgatcaaaataacctcatttcttcattaaattcttacattctaaacccctttgatatccttagatcgtttcaatttcattctcaccgtcttctctccttgcttttcttgtcttgttacaaacggtcgtctgtttaacagcaaattctctttttctacttgtgtcgattctggcttccttcgcggtggtagacccatacagcgttagcgcagcgcagtagtagacatacacagtttgggtttacgtttgcacgtacgcgcacatagcctagagtcagtagagaatcgacacaagtagaaaaagtgtggaaatttgctatttaacaggcggccttttgtaacaagacaagaaaagcaaggaaagaagacggtgagaatgaaattgaaatcagagtggtttagaatgtaagaatttaatgaagaaatgaggttattctgatcgtgatatagacggtcagacctacatacgcgttttactgttattactggcggcgtgtggcggtatccacagataggtgttctggatataaccacacgcgtgtggctggacggtaaagacacacgcgtgtggctgtatacactgccatataaaaaatcaaaattaagttTTAAACAAGGAGAGAAGTTTGCATAATTTAATTccttgatgatggtggtgtcaCATGTGCATAAGCAGCATAGTTATTTACATAAGATTTCATTTAAAATGGTTATGTAAAAAAGAATGAGAATTATTGTATTTCATATGTTCTTAGAAAATAAAGCAGTTTAGAAAATTCTTTGTAATGACAACTAATGTCTAATGATGATGAACtagaatacatgtaggaatatattttgtaagttcttctttctctttgattctagtattaaaaaaaattgtcatgctGATTAGATTGAAGATCTTTGTGGTTATTGTAGCTCTTATGATTCATGTAGGCCTTCATTTTTCTGTTCCCTTATTGCACAGGTGTGATCCATTTCTACCCAACAAATCAGGTCAGAACTCTTTGGATATTGCTGAGTTCTGGGACCATACTGAAGTCATCAATCTACTAAGGAATGATCCTCAGATCAAAGAGGTTGCCAACAAGGACCTGGTCAACTTCTTTGGCCTCAACCCACTTGATCGCCAGAGTCATCAAAGAACCAACAAACAGTGGATAAAGGATGCCATGCAAGCACCCACAACTACCTATATCCTGTACAGAGACTTGAATCCATATATCATCCCTTCTGAGGACAGTAATGGAACATTCCAGTACAATCTTGCTGCGTACTCCTTTAAAGAAATCTCCTTTGCCTTGAAAGAGGAAGCTTCCATTATATTCCTAGGGGTAGGTCCACTGCACCCTTCAATGAACAAGGATGGAGACATGCAAGAGAATAGCTCAGAAGGTGCCTGGTTTGCTGTGGATGTTACCAGTATTCCTTCAGAAGATCTGCAGAAGATCAAACCTGAAGCAGAGATGTTACCCAAGAGGAATCGCATGGCTTTGATGCTCCTGAGTCCAGTGGATGCTGGTATCATCAGTCAGGGGAGGTCCATGTTGGCATGGCATGACAGATACAAGTTCTGCCCTACATGCGGTGCATCTACTACCATGGCAGAGGCAGGATATAAACGAGTCTGCACAAAAGAAGGTAACATTCTACTTTCATGTTGGTTAACATTGATCTACATGTTGGCTAAATGGGTTAGATAAACATGTTGTAAACTTCACATTttataacctttttgtcaatatcattgATGATTTGTAATTGACTCTAGAGAAGCATTTTTTTAGGATTAGATCACGTCATCCCATGACTTActtgtctctctctttttttttctttctttcatatgtTAAAGCATAATCATTGGCCAATAATAGGCCTACCCTTGTTTCATGAATACTCATATTCTCAATGTCCAATTCTTCTCTATCTGCATATTACAGGTTATTAAATATAGCTTTATAGTCAAGATGTCTGTAACACCACTTATCCTACAAGTGTCAAACATGAGAATGaggatttatttgttttgttttaatgttcTAGGATGTAGAAGTCTGAAATGAGTTCATAACACTTGCTACCCACGCTTAGACCCAGTGGTTATTATGCTTGTAGTTTCTGAGGATGGGAAGAGCATTTTATTAGGGAGGAAGAAGGGCTTCCCAGGAAAGATGTATTCTTGCTTGGCAGGCTTCATGGAACCAGGTAGGTGGGACCTTTTTGTAAGaggcaaaataaaaatcagacaagcagaGAGGTGAATGTTTGAACAatatattggacaaacaatggGAAATTTTTGAAGTTTTAAAGGTGTAATAAAGAGTTGTAATCAGTAATCACCATCTCTATGGGAACTTCAAATTCAAACTGGCTGCAGTGTGGTGACATTGTTTTAATTTAGGGTAAAAAGGAGGAGGGGGAGTCTTGTTTAATGTGGAACAGGGATATGCCACCTTGACGACCCTATTTTCAACAACTTGGTTTCAGTATTCTTGATACTCAGTTCCACTCAGAAGCCACCTAGTCTGCTCCAAAACCAAAGGCCCCACCTACAAAATATATCACATGCAAAATGGAAGTGCCAAGGCAAAACTAATCTATGAATGTAtgtgataaataaaaatgttattaaagGAGTACTCCAGGCTGAATATGTTCAAATATTCTATAAAGTATGCACCAGATCACACAATTTCatcttgaaaaatgaaaaaagctCCACACCGTGGGGGGGGAAGCCCCCCTCACACACCCTCCCTTCGCTCGGTTGGGCTTGGTcgcttcaccccccccccctgcatttTGCTTCTCGTACAATCTCACTTTCATCAATTATCAAATGTTGGCAGCCCTGcccttgtaataaaataagttgcagcaatgaatattgCAATACACATTAAAtcacttgtcattttttttttctaggacacaaattgaataaattcataaaataaaatacaaaagcataattggggatatgacatcatcagcttgctcatggCATATTATAAAGACATGCATATAATTTAAATGTCATTCAAAAATGTGTTATTCCttctcaaattttgatataaattttCGATGTTCTTAATGCCCGATTttactttatctgttcaaatcatacatTTTCAGCAAGGAATACCCCTTTCagatctggtgggtgtttcataaagctgtttgtaagatacgaatgaaTTTACAcgcgactggtgatcctgtcttATGCTATGTGATATCTTTATGTAATTAAAGTTATGACCTAAGATGttccagtcgttcttaaagtcgttcgtaactttacaaacagctttatgaaaccccTACCAgctgggtatttcataaagcagtttgtaagttaggagcaactttaagaacgactggtgatcctttcttgtgataaatgATATGTTGATTGGTGATTacttagcgcataagaaaggttcaccagtcattcttaaagtcgctcttaacttacgaacagctttatgaaacacccaccaggtatgTTACTTTGATGAATAGCTTCAATAAATTCCCAGTTGatattgatatgaataattAGTAAATTGTCACTTGCTTTACAAGTTCATACTTGCTTCGGAATAGAGCTGGTATCATTGCCAACTCTGACTTAGTTTCTATGTACACTCTACATGCATCCTAGTTATTAtagatattctttttttttacctctttaAAATTTTCTACAAGGGTAAGCCATAAATTAGGATCCAGAGCTGTGGCGCTCGAATAAAGATTTGGGGGTCAAGCCAGACTGAACACACAATGGCTTGTCCCTTCTGATTGGGATTGATATTAAAATGTTAAGGTACAATAATTTTCCATCAGTAGAGTGAACCAGGGAGTCAGGGACCTGTTGGACCTTTATGTTTATCATATGGAAATTAGAGAGTTTAATAatcaatgatacatgtattaataattCTAACAATTATGGAGTGCTGAGCGTTCAATTTTCTGATTACTAATTAGTTACTGGGATCATAAGACAAATATTGTAATCAAAACCAATTAATAAGTGAATTACCAAATCTCAGATTAAAAAgaaccaaaaacaaaatgaaacaaagatgTGCACCTCCATATAGATGAGCCCACAACTGATACAGAGTGGAAATATCTAGATATTAAAAAGGTGGGTCTATAGCAAGGTCTTAAATTATTCGAGGGAGTTGGCATTATGGATGTACGATGGCAATTTAATCCATTGGATGGGGCATGGCAACCACTAATCAAGGGGTAAGTTGCTGATATTCCATAATTTTCCTGTACTTAGGCGAGACCATCGAGGATGCTGTCAGACGTGAGACCAAAGAAGAGAGTGGGATAATCGTTGGTAAGGTACAGTATCACTCCTCCCAACCATGGCC encodes:
- the LOC121416120 gene encoding NAD-capped RNA hydrolase NUDT12-like, producing the protein MDSISTAPRDQLLTELHRCASQGETAHVSRMVQGMRKLGLDSRNEQGWTALMLAARNGHVDVAKILLQNGCDPFLPNKSGQNSLDIAEFWDHTEVINLLRNDPQIKEVANKDLVNFFGLNPLDRQSHQRTNKQWIKDAMQAPTTTYILYRDLNPYIIPSEDSNGTFQYNLAAYSFKEISFALKEEASIIFLGVGPLHPSMNKDGDMQENSSEGAWFAVDVTSIPSEDLQKIKPEAEMLPKRNRMALMLLSPVDAGIISQGRSMLAWHDRYKFCPTCGASTTMAEAGYKRVCTKEGCRSLK